The sequence GATACATACTTTAAAGGAGCTGGGCTACGACTCCGCCGCTGACCAGTTACTGCTAGAGAGCGGCGGATACCAGAATGAGTCCAATCACATTCAGACTTTCTTCAAACTCATCAAAAGCGGTCAGTTCCAGCTTATTAACTGGCAGATAATTTGCTCACTGCCCCTTGCCCATAGCTCTCCGCTAAGGTCCGAATGGCTCCAAACACTAGTCATTCCTACGCCGACGCCCGCCACCACTTCACTTTTTGACCACATGCTTCTGCAATTGCAATATCTGCAGCAGCTCATTAACTCCGTAAATTCGTCAACTTGCTCAGACGCGGAGATCGCCACGCTCAGAAATTACGTAGAGATCATGATTCTCGTCAATAGACAAATCTTCCTCGAGTTCTTCCATCCAGCAACAACCTCAGCGTCCCACACGGGCCCTCACACTGCGCTCCCCGTCCTGTACTTGCGCAAAATTCTCAAAAACTTCATCGAGATATGGGATTCCCTGTTGGTGTCTAACGATCAGTTCCtcaatgaagaaaatatcttCAATCCGGAAACCACTTTGAGAGAACTGTCTACGTACCTGACTAACCCAAAACTCACCGCGCAGTTGGATCTCGAGCGAGACCATTTGATTGACGCTATCTCCAAATATATCGATCCGAACGAACTCGTTCCCAAGGGTCGTCTCTTGCATCTCTTGAAACAGGCCATCAAGTACCAACAGTCGCAAgacattttcaatatcattgaTCCTGACGACGAcgcttctttttcctctccCCCCCACCGCATCAACCTTTTGCAAGACAACTTCTCACACGACCTGACTGTGACCTTCCAAGAATGGAAGACCATCCAGGACACCACGGACGAGATTTGGTTTTTAACCTTCTCACCCAATGGCAAGTATTTGGCCTCTGCGACTTCCGAGTCCTCGAGAGGCTACTTCATTACCGTTTATGACGTGGAACAAGActtcaaaatttataaGACTTGCGTGAGTTTGTCGCAATCTGTACTGTATCTCATGTTTTCCCCCGACAGCCGATACTTGGTCGCATGCCCTTTCAGCGAAGACGTTACCATATACGACATGAATGCCACCTGCCTACCTGATGCATCTACCACAGACTCATTCTTACCGTACCCTTCTACCAGGCTCTCACCCATGGACTCATTTAAACTAGACGCCACTGCGTCCTTAGATGATACAGAATCATCAACGTCGTCTTCCTCCAGGCCAGCAAACGCGAATTCTAATCAATCAAGGGTATGGTGCTGCGATGCCTTCCACACCGCGGAACGTGCAGGCTGGATGGTAGTTGGATCACCCGACAGAGAAGCTATTGTCCACTCCCTCACCACAAAAGAGTCCCTTTTTAGCCTAAAAGGGAGGACTTGTATCGCGCTGGGCCATGATGAAAACGTCTCTGGGAGAAAATTAATCGACCCTGCAAAAGTCCTTTACAAACCGACAAATAACAATGGTAACTGGCAATACGTCGAGGACGACGAAACATTCCCACGAGTGCACGACGTGAAAATTAGCTATGACGATAACTACGTGCTTTTGATGACCCACCAGGGTGTTATAGATGTTTACGACTTCAGTGGGTTCCCCTCCAAGGAAGAGCTATCTAAACAAACACTGGATCTTAAAAACGTCCTGATTCCAAGAATCGCAAGGTTGGATGTTGGCAAAAACATGACTTGTATCTCATTACCGCTAAATACCGCGCACCAAGGCAGCCATAAGCAACAAATATCTGAGTCTCAACATTCGGTTTTAGTTAGTCTACAAGATAACGAGTTGCAAATGTGGGACTATaaggaaaatattcttATACAAAAGTATTTTGGTCAAAAGCAACAGCATTTTATAATCAGATCTTGCTTCGCCTACGGCAATAAACTTGTAATGAGCGGATCAGAAGATGGCAAAATTTACATTTGGGACAGAATTAGAGGTAATTTAATCTCTGTGTTATCCGGTCATTCCACAGTAATGAGTAATTCTACGAAACCCATGGGGAAGAATTGTAACGTAGTTGCATCAAACCCTGCagataaagaaatgttTGCTTCCGGCGGAGATGATGGTAAGATAAAAATCTGGAAGATTTTAAGAAACTAACGCTCTATATATACagatatatatgcataAGTAAAATTTTGTGTAAAAAAACAACCTAATCCAGTCTTCTTTCACTTTCAGGCAATACTTGACTCAATTCTTCAGCTTCCCGTCTACCTCTCTTAACATCCAGGCAGTTTAGTACAGGCAATGATAGCAtcaaaagaaggaagaagaaataaaacgAATAGCGAATATTATGCGTCTTATCGGTAAGCAGTCCAACAAGGAAGGGTCCCAGGATGGATGACCCCTTATCCGTGATACTGAACATACTAAAAAATGTAGATTCTTTTCCTGGAGGTACAATCAAACTGAAAACTGATCTTGAGACTGCCGATAGGCCACCTAGTGATAATCCGTACCAAATGGCCAATAAGAACATTTCAAACTTATGTTTTAAACCGAACgcattgaagaaaaatccaaGGATACCATAAAATGGTATGAAACTTGCCcaaatgataatatacatCAAAGTCTGGCTGGAAGTCCACCGAAACTTTGTGGCAAGAAACTGTGGGATCATAAAAGCGCCCAACATTGCATTTATAACGGTCAAAACACTTATCATGATTAGGTTGAGGGTGCTCATGTGTAACTCTGCCTTAGAGAACAGAACCGCTGTAGAGTTTATCGTGGTAATGGAATCACTAATAATAAACCACGCAATAAGGAAAATCATCACATCTTTCAATAGCGTGGCATGTTTAAACGATTCGAAAAGTGATACCCAACCATACGAAAGGTATCTCTTCCAATTTAACTGGTTTAAAGCCTCTTGCTCATCGGGATACGGACCATGGGCGGATGCTGCTGTAGAACCATCTGCTCTTATCGGTATCGTCACGTCGTCAATCAACCAGATCATGGGCAATTGCCATACAAACCACCAGATCCCTACGAAAAGAACAGCCACTTGAACATCCTGCTTACTGCCCTTTTTTGATGCGACCAAGAACATGGATACGATCTGAACAATCAGGGCGCTTGAATAACCCAAAGAGGCACCTCTACCGCTAATAACAGTGGTTAATGAGTCTACCTTATCAGGTTCATAGACTCCTTGACTTTGACATTTCAACGAATCCTTAACAAAAATGGGCAGAAGAGAATTCCCAACCACATTGATAACGCCAAAACAACCATTAGCCACAATATAAAGGCCAGATAGAGAATAAACCTGGGTATCACTCAATTTGGAAATCCCAACAGTGGATAATGCTCCCACAATACCAAACCAAACCAGAATTCTGCCTTTGAATTTAACACTCCCCCAAAGATCTACTATCCCTGAAACAGAAATGACTATTATTGTTTGGAATAAAACACTAAGGGAGAAGACGTATAATGCAAAACTTGAAGTATCTACGAAGATCCGGTTGTTGAACAGACCAAGAACACACTTATCTGAACCACCACCCGTTTCTGACAGGCAAGGTATGGAGTGATCATGCACTTTTACACCATTTATACTGGCAAATTGCTGTAATAATAAAGGAATATACGTTGAGACTGCAGAAACCACAAAAGGCTCACTAGAAAACGAGTAAGCGTACCATCCCTTGATATTGTTTTGggctttttttattcgaTAGTTCGTTACCGATTCATTCATATCATTTATAGTTCCATAGCTCATATCTATTGCAGAGAATATGTTATGAGCGAACTCTTGCTTGTAAGGGCAGAAACCGTGGGTAATATAGGTACActttaaaatatttccttttgtttACACTACGCATCTTTCAATATCTGAGGTATTTTCGTTTAGGAAAATACCCTTTTAAGGAATTAATTTTAGctattttccaaaattgtTGAGCGGCGCTACCACTACCGCAATACAACAATTAATAATCCAGGACACGTTGCAATATAGATGACGCAAGCTAGAAACCTGGTTTGGGtgacaataaaaaaggattTGACAAcacaaaagagaaaaaaagagtatacataaaatttttacatATGAATTATTTATAGTCAAATAGGCATTTTTCATAGCTTCTTCCCAATTATTAAATtagcaaaaaattgaataaaaaaagcaggTGGTTTAAGAATTGCGcaaggagaaaaaaaatcatatcTCATGATGGTAGCCACTTaaacagaaagaaaatgaagtgAGAAGAGgctaatatttttatatcttaaaaaaaaaaaaaacaaaaaaaaacataaatatTTGTATCTTATTGTTTATGATGATAATGTACAATGAATTCAAAACAtgaaaattgttcaaagtttttatttttattttctctttcataTTAAACTGATGgaacaaatgaaaaaaatggataaaaaacaaaaaaaaacaaaaaaaaaaacagctTTGCTGGGGGATAATTaacttttgatttttttaattattAGGTTTTTCGATTTTTATGGTTTTTTGTGTAAAATGCAATGAACGaatccattttttattttgcaTGTGAGGAGCCTTTATAAGGAAGATTCAGCTTCATCAGCTGCAACCGGTGCTGCGTCTTCtttggtttcttcttcttgagaAGCAGATTCAGTGGATGATTCCTCTTCTTGTTGAGGAACAGATGGTAGGGATATCATGAATTGGTCCAATGCGTCGCCGACCAGttccttttcaatgttGACTTCggtttcaaaagtttctgGTAACCAGTTTGACCAGCTCTTGGAACGAATGAAGTACTTATCTAATGGAGATGATTCTTCAACTTCATCGGTAACGTTCTCAGCTTCCTTGGTGGCCAAGCTACCTTCCGCAACATTGACGGTAGCGGTTTCGTTAGCAACAATTTCTCTCAATGCAGCTAAGATCAGGTTAGTGTCACCTCCGAAGGACATGTTAACAACTCTATAAAACTTAGAGATCAATGACAATGGGGCAAATCCATCTTTGGATAGTTTTGACCTTAAGTAGTTGTCGACGGTCAAGTTTTCTTCGCTAAAATAGTATTCAATTTGTCTGGCAATGTTGTTGATGGCCATTAATACCGGTTGAGCTGGGTAAAACTGCTGTTGTAATTTGACCATAGGTTGTTGAGAGTGTTGCTGGTTGTGATGGAAGTGGTTGTGGTATTTTAAGcggttgttgttgttattacGAGGGTTGCGTCCTTGGTAGGGCTTAAACTGTGGTGGGAGACCTTGGTTCTGAGG comes from Saccharomyces paradoxus chromosome III, complete sequence and encodes:
- the SRO9 gene encoding Sro9p (Cytoplasmic RNA-binding protein~similar to YCL037C), which encodes MSAETAAANTATAPVPEVQEQESSKSKQVNLTPAPLPTSSPWKLAPTEIPVSTISIEDLDATRKKKNRTPTPKSSTATKWVPIKASITVSGTKRSGSKNGGSNGNNNKSKNNKTAASSTSSSNANRKKKHHQHNAKKQQQMKKDGFDPAAGEEDSKDTTSQENGQSTQQQQPPHHRNHHHSHHHNSNGPQRRKFHNSNNAGMPQNQGLPPQFKPYQGRNPRNNNNNRLKYHNHFHHNQQHSQQPMVKLQQQFYPAQPVLMAINNIARQIEYYFSEENLTVDNYLRSKLSKDGFAPLSLISKFYRVVNMSFGGDTNLILAALREIVANETATVNVAEGSLATKEAENVTDEVEESSPLDKYFIRSKSWSNWLPETFETEVNIEKELVGDALDQFMISLPSVPQQEEESSTESASQEEETKEDAAPVAADEAESSL
- the ATG22 gene encoding Atg22p (Vacuolar integral membrane protein required for efflux of amino acids~similar to YCL038C), which translates into the protein MSYGTINDMNESVTNYRIKKAQNNIKGWYAYSFSSEPFVVSAVSTYIPLLLQQFASINGVKVHDHSIPCLSETGGGSDKCVLGLFNNRIFVDTSSFALYVFSLSVLFQTIIVISVSGIVDLWGSVKFKGRILVWFGIVGALSTVGISKLSDTQVYSLSGLYIVANGCFGVINVVGNSLLPIFVKDSLKCQSQGVYEPDKVDSLTTVISGRGASLGYSSALIVQIVSMFLVASKKGSKQDVQVAVLFVGIWWFVWQLPMIWLIDDVTIPIRADGSTAASAHGPYPDEQEALNQLNWKRYLSYGWVSLFESFKHATLLKDVMIFLIAWFIISDSITTINSTAVLFSKAELHMSTLNLIMISVLTVINAMLGAFMIPQFLATKFRWTSSQTLMYIIIWASFIPFYGILGFFFNAFGLKHKFEMFLLAIWYGLSLGGLSAVSRSVFSLIVPPGKESTFFSMFSITDKGSSILGPFLVGLLTDKTHNIRYSFYFFFLLLMLSLPVLNCLDVKRGRREAEELSQVLPESERRLD
- the GID7 gene encoding glucose-induced degradation complex subunit GID7 (Subunit of GID Complex that binds directly to central component Vid30p~similar to YCL039W), which translates into the protein MSHTNKIAYVLNNDTEETSLPSSVGCFDKKQLTKLLIHTLKELGYDSAADQLLLESGGYQNESNHIQTFFKLIKSGQFQLINWQIICSLPLAHSSPLRSEWLQTLVIPTPTPATTSLFDHMLLQLQYLQQLINSVNSSTCSDAEIATLRNYVEIMILVNRQIFLEFFHPATTSASHTGPHTALPVLYLRKILKNFIEIWDSLLVSNDQFLNEENIFNPETTLRELSTYLTNPKLTAQLDLERDHLIDAISKYIDPNELVPKGRLLHLLKQAIKYQQSQDIFNIIDPDDDASFSSPPHRINLLQDNFSHDLTVTFQEWKTIQDTTDEIWFLTFSPNGKYLASATSESSRGYFITVYDVEQDFKIYKTCVSLSQSVLYLMFSPDSRYLVACPFSEDVTIYDMNATCLPDASTTDSFLPYPSTRLSPMDSFKLDATASLDDTESSTSSSSRPANANSNQSRVWCCDAFHTAERAGWMVVGSPDREAIVHSLTTKESLFSLKGRTCIALGHDENVSGRKLIDPAKVLYKPTNNNGNWQYVEDDETFPRVHDVKISYDDNYVLLMTHQGVIDVYDFSGFPSKEELSKQTLDLKNVLIPRIARLDVGKNMTCISLPLNTAHQGSHKQQISESQHSVLVSLQDNELQMWDYKENILIQKYFGQKQQHFIIRSCFAYGNKLVMSGSEDGKIYIWDRIRGNLISVLSGHSTVMSNSTKPMGKNCNVVASNPADKEMFASGGDDGKIKIWKILRN